In Paenibacillus sp. FSL R7-0345, a single window of DNA contains:
- a CDS encoding hemolysin family protein, producing MDLITLTNLMILAILIVLTAFFVASEFAAVKMRMSRIEQLIDEGNKKAVLAKKVVSDLDYYLSACQLGITVTALGLGAIGKPAVERILYPVFDYFNVSEANASVASYAIAFIFVTFLHVVVGEMAPKTLAIQFSEKLTLLLSPPLYWFGRIMHPFIVALNGTSRVILRMFGVKPAGHEEHYSEEELRIIMAQSFEGGEINEQKLEYLENVFSFDERVAKDIMIPRTGMVALDYDMSNEDIVSILDTNNYTRYPVIETGNKDRVLGVVNVKKMLPHIIAGRDPHLKEFVRSLPTVSSVTPIKEAMLKMQQEQMHMALVIDEYGGTAGILTLEDILEELVGEIRDEFDADEVPEIQRIDEQTYIINGRVLLEDIEEQFGVTFEDSEEIDTIGGWIQFHEGTSIDTGYEFKAGGQSWTIMETDNFQIKQVILHYKQPQVQH from the coding sequence TTGGATTTAATAACCTTAACGAACCTAATGATCCTTGCAATATTAATTGTACTGACGGCATTTTTCGTAGCCTCGGAATTTGCGGCCGTAAAAATGCGGATGTCGCGGATTGAACAGCTGATTGATGAAGGCAACAAAAAAGCAGTGCTTGCCAAGAAGGTCGTCAGCGATCTGGACTACTATCTGTCCGCCTGCCAGCTCGGGATTACAGTAACTGCACTCGGTCTGGGTGCGATCGGTAAGCCGGCGGTAGAACGTATTCTCTACCCTGTTTTTGATTATTTCAATGTATCTGAAGCCAATGCTTCTGTAGCGTCTTATGCAATTGCCTTCATATTTGTAACCTTCCTGCACGTAGTTGTCGGTGAGATGGCACCGAAGACACTTGCTATCCAGTTTTCCGAAAAGCTTACGCTTCTCCTCTCCCCGCCGCTATACTGGTTCGGCAGAATCATGCACCCGTTCATCGTTGCGCTGAACGGAACCTCACGGGTCATCCTGCGTATGTTCGGCGTAAAGCCGGCAGGCCATGAAGAGCATTATTCGGAAGAAGAGCTGCGGATCATTATGGCCCAGAGCTTTGAGGGCGGCGAGATTAATGAACAGAAGCTGGAGTATCTGGAAAATGTATTTTCCTTCGATGAGCGTGTAGCCAAGGATATTATGATTCCGCGTACCGGAATGGTCGCCCTGGATTACGATATGTCGAATGAAGATATCGTCAGCATACTTGACACCAATAACTATACCCGTTATCCGGTCATCGAGACCGGCAATAAAGACCGTGTACTTGGTGTAGTTAATGTAAAGAAGATGCTTCCGCATATTATTGCCGGCCGGGATCCTCATCTGAAGGAGTTTGTCCGCAGCCTCCCTACCGTATCATCTGTTACTCCTATTAAGGAGGCCATGCTCAAAATGCAGCAGGAACAGATGCATATGGCTCTGGTTATTGATGAATACGGCGGTACTGCCGGGATTCTGACGCTAGAGGATATCCTGGAGGAGCTTGTCGGAGAAATCCGCGATGAATTCGACGCCGACGAGGTACCGGAAATACAGCGGATCGACGAGCAGACTTATATCATTAACGGCCGCGTTCTTCTGGAAGATATTGAGGAGCAGTTCGGCGTGACCTTCGAGGACAGCGAGGAAATCGATACCATCGGGGGCTGGATTCAGTTCCATGAAGGGACTTCCATTGACACCGGATATGAATTTAAGGCCGGAGGCCAGAGCTGGACGATCATGGAAACGGATAATTTCCAGATCAAGCAGGTCATTTTACACTACAAACAACCGCAGGTACAGCATTAA
- a CDS encoding lactate utilization protein C: MTAINNNRDAFLNRVASKLGRERIHNVQRPDLSGMIPDSYGALTTDDLISILKEQCFFIHTQLIESTPDILQRTLDDLIAANGGGQVMTSGDRRFAGYGLSFPGSTVWSGEASREENISRSEAANTVIVFADYVLAESGTIVVESRPDQGRALHFLPEHYIAIVEKERIVLRSTQAAAALNRRVEAGESVGSSINLISGPSNSADIEMQLVVGVHGPLRATYVLI, encoded by the coding sequence ATGACTGCCATAAATAATAACAGGGATGCTTTTTTGAACAGAGTTGCCTCCAAGCTTGGCCGGGAGCGAATCCATAATGTGCAGCGTCCTGATCTCAGCGGTATGATTCCTGACAGCTATGGAGCCCTAACCACAGATGATCTGATCAGTATCCTCAAGGAGCAGTGCTTCTTTATCCATACCCAGCTGATTGAATCCACACCCGACATTCTGCAGCGGACGCTTGATGATCTGATAGCGGCAAACGGCGGAGGCCAGGTAATGACTTCCGGTGACCGCCGTTTTGCCGGCTATGGGCTCAGCTTCCCTGGTTCAACCGTCTGGTCGGGCGAGGCCAGCCGTGAGGAGAACATCAGCCGGTCCGAAGCGGCCAATACGGTGATTGTGTTCGCGGATTATGTTCTCGCAGAATCAGGAACCATAGTCGTGGAGAGCCGGCCGGATCAGGGGCGTGCCCTTCACTTTTTACCGGAGCATTATATTGCTATTGTTGAGAAAGAGCGGATTGTATTGCGCTCCACACAGGCTGCTGCAGCGCTGAACCGGCGGGTTGAAGCAGGAGAATCTGTCGGCTCGTCCATTAATCTGATCTCCGGCCCTTCCAATTCGGCAGACATTGAAATGCAGCTGGTCGTCGGTGTGCACGGTCCGTTAAGAGCGACCTATGTCCTTATCTGA
- a CDS encoding FAD-dependent oxidoreductase: MTRQADVIVAGAGIAGSSAALQLAALGHRTILLDRQEFPRHKTCGEFMSPETKEMLAVLGINLVSRTPAPGNMNKARIILPRGGEIGAPLPGNATGISRYELDRILHEKAESAGAEIVTKAVVTGIRKLDDNRYEVDTRQGDRKVSYQALAVIGAYGTKKPRGVASGAEDTRDNTVYIGIKSHYRGIAIPEQVELYFCEGGYIGISPIEDGKVNVAALLTLDSVQGRGKSVQEILQKAAGGNRHLTARLAEGTPVTDTQVSIAPVRLSDTPEPWSEFPHIGDAMLMIPPLCGDGMSIALRSALICSGWTDRYLKGMISYEEWQTGYSAEADQEFTRLLKRARRIQKLAFAKTNRLYPGLARVFPGLARYVIKATRLSETGMAR, from the coding sequence ATGACCAGGCAGGCAGATGTAATTGTAGCCGGGGCGGGGATTGCCGGCAGCAGCGCAGCCCTTCAGCTGGCTGCTCTGGGGCACCGGACGATCCTGCTGGACCGGCAGGAATTCCCCCGGCACAAAACCTGCGGGGAGTTCATGTCCCCCGAGACGAAGGAAATGCTGGCGGTGCTTGGAATTAATCTCGTGAGCCGCACGCCGGCTCCGGGTAATATGAATAAAGCCCGCATTATCCTGCCCCGCGGCGGAGAGATCGGGGCACCGCTGCCGGGGAATGCAACCGGGATCAGCCGTTATGAGCTTGACCGGATTCTCCATGAGAAGGCAGAATCAGCCGGGGCAGAAATCGTTACTAAGGCTGTAGTTACCGGTATCCGCAAGCTGGATGATAACCGGTATGAAGTCGATACCCGGCAGGGAGACAGAAAGGTTTCATATCAGGCCCTTGCTGTCATCGGGGCCTACGGGACCAAGAAGCCGCGCGGTGTAGCGTCCGGCGCAGAGGATACCCGGGATAATACCGTATATATCGGAATCAAATCTCATTACCGCGGGATAGCCATTCCCGAACAGGTAGAGCTGTACTTCTGTGAAGGAGGCTACATCGGAATATCTCCGATCGAGGACGGGAAGGTGAATGTTGCGGCCCTGCTGACCCTGGACTCTGTCCAGGGCAGAGGCAAATCGGTGCAGGAGATTCTGCAGAAGGCCGCCGGCGGCAATCGGCACCTGACCGCCCGGCTCGCAGAAGGAACGCCGGTGACGGACACCCAGGTATCCATCGCCCCGGTACGCTTATCGGATACTCCTGAGCCGTGGTCGGAATTTCCCCATATCGGCGATGCCATGCTCATGATCCCGCCGCTCTGCGGGGACGGTATGTCGATCGCCCTGCGGTCCGCGCTGATCTGCTCAGGCTGGACTGACAGGTACCTTAAAGGCATGATCAGCTATGAGGAGTGGCAGACCGGGTATTCGGCGGAAGCGGACCAGGAGTTCACCCGGCTGCTGAAGCGGGCCCGGAGAATTCAAAAGCTGGCGTTTGCCAAAACTAACAGGCTGTATCCCGGCCTGGCCCGGGTATTTCCGGGCTTGGCCAGGTATGTCATCAAAGCAACCCGCTTATCGGAAACCGGGATGGCCCGGTAA
- a CDS encoding hemolysin family protein, protein MDGVITINLIMVAVFIGLTAFFVGAEFAILKVRMSRIDQLISEGNKKAVIAKKVAHDLDYYLSACQLGITITALVLGALGEPTVERILHPLFDQMGVPAALSTLLSYLIALSIITFLHVVIGELAPKTLAIQFAERMTLLLAPPLYWFGKITYPFIVALNGSARLLLRIFGIKPAGHESVHSEEELKWIVDQSYESGEINKTELVYLNNIFAFDERTLAEIIVPVSGVVTLQADMQVEQLIEVLGKHDYTRYPVLAADGSGRYSGYVNTKEMLTSIAAGRTANWQTFIHDIPKFAASKNLRDVLLRMQQTRVHMAAVTDTSGAVTGIVTMEDLLEEIVGDIRDESLNVNVAPN, encoded by the coding sequence TTGGACGGAGTTATTACGATAAATTTAATTATGGTTGCGGTCTTTATCGGCCTTACCGCCTTTTTTGTCGGTGCTGAATTTGCCATTCTGAAGGTACGGATGTCGCGGATCGACCAGTTGATCAGTGAAGGCAACAAAAAGGCAGTCATTGCCAAAAAGGTGGCACATGATCTCGATTACTATTTGTCCGCGTGCCAGCTGGGTATTACAATCACGGCTCTGGTACTCGGGGCGCTCGGTGAGCCGACAGTCGAACGGATTCTGCATCCGCTGTTTGACCAGATGGGTGTTCCTGCCGCATTGTCTACTTTGCTCTCCTATCTGATTGCCCTGTCGATCATCACCTTCCTGCACGTAGTCATCGGGGAGCTTGCTCCCAAAACGCTGGCAATCCAGTTCGCAGAGCGGATGACACTGCTGCTTGCACCTCCGCTGTACTGGTTCGGTAAAATCACGTACCCGTTTATTGTTGCTTTGAATGGTTCTGCCCGACTGCTGCTGAGAATCTTCGGCATTAAGCCGGCCGGCCATGAATCTGTCCATTCAGAGGAAGAATTGAAATGGATCGTTGACCAGAGCTATGAGAGCGGTGAAATCAACAAAACAGAGCTTGTCTACCTGAATAACATCTTTGCCTTTGATGAGCGGACGCTTGCTGAAATCATCGTTCCGGTATCAGGTGTAGTAACTCTGCAGGCAGATATGCAGGTAGAGCAGCTAATCGAAGTATTAGGTAAACATGACTATACACGTTATCCGGTTCTGGCTGCCGATGGAAGCGGCCGGTATAGCGGATATGTGAACACGAAAGAGATGCTTACCAGCATCGCCGCCGGTAGAACAGCCAACTGGCAGACCTTTATCCACGATATTCCGAAATTTGCAGCCAGCAAGAACCTGCGTGATGTCCTGCTGCGGATGCAGCAGACCCGGGTTCATATGGCGGCCGTGACTGACACGTCAGGTGCTGTTACCGGAATTGTGACGATGGAGGATCTGCTGGAAGAGATCGTAGGCGATATCCGGGATGAAAGTCTTAACGTGAATGTAGCTCCGAATTAA
- a CDS encoding TetR/AcrR family transcriptional regulator has translation MAKNKQEDIYAAAMQLFAARGYDGTTVPMIAEQAKVGAGTIYRYFENKEALVNSLITDCVRKLTEVIRTGFPEHEPVRMLFTHIYSRVFDYARNNFDAFLFINTHDDAYYLDEQSRQVINELMAFIGETIELGQQQNEIRKLPTCALIAIVYAPISMMIKQIQNDVLIYSEELYNDLEDSAWNAICIR, from the coding sequence ATGGCCAAAAACAAACAGGAAGATATCTATGCAGCGGCAATGCAGTTATTTGCAGCCCGCGGGTATGACGGTACCACAGTGCCCATGATTGCCGAACAGGCTAAAGTCGGGGCCGGGACGATCTACCGCTATTTTGAGAATAAGGAAGCACTGGTGAATTCATTGATCACTGACTGTGTACGTAAGCTAACAGAAGTAATCAGAACCGGGTTTCCTGAGCATGAGCCTGTACGGATGCTGTTCACTCATATCTATAGCCGGGTATTTGATTATGCCAGAAACAATTTTGATGCCTTTCTGTTCATAAATACCCACGATGACGCGTACTATCTGGATGAGCAGAGCAGGCAGGTGATTAATGAGCTCATGGCTTTTATCGGTGAAACGATTGAGTTAGGGCAGCAGCAGAATGAAATTCGCAAGCTTCCTACTTGTGCTTTAATCGCAATAGTGTACGCACCGATCAGCATGATGATCAAGCAGATACAAAATGATGTACTGATCTATTCAGAGGAGCTGTACAACGATCTTGAGGATAGTGCCTGGAACGCTATTTGTATCCGCTAA
- a CDS encoding MMPL family transporter, whose product MKKLKSWRTLSLLLWVIVTVLMITTMPDMNRLVKEKGQISIPDDAQSSVAAQMIKQMNPQGGEAYGIIAVFNSGSDNPLTAAQKEQIAAAINDLKAKEQVLGITGIVAHTDSPEVEQQLVSEDQTTILTQISVDENHGEIAQVADELNTFMTGEGLQQDGIKTYLTGSGLIGNDFANSTQDGVKKTEVIAIVFILAVLIIVFRSPVVPLISLLTVGISYLVSLGVTAQLVDHFSFPFSSFTQVFLVVVLFGVGTDYNILLYTRFKEELAHQDDVYAAVKATMKSAAKTVLFSGLAVMIGFASLFLAKFNLYQATSGVAIGVLVLLLVLVTLNPFFMILLGKKMFWPVRKFDGHGDSRLWGMFSKTAAARSIMAIVLVAVLTVPFILKYSNVLNFNDLWEVSDKYESKQGINVIEDHFPPGFSSPATLVIRSDSKLDQASTLHTLDEVAERIAQMEGVSEVMSPTRPTGSKIQELYINDQTRQVNSGLGDANNGIGEINEGLSSAEEQLGGSGSDDLDNVQKLIDGTGEVQEGVSALRAALDQVTSGMNSGAAGAGRIEDGLSTLNTSVGQLAEGTLQLYNGYSQLEAGLGTYEQYFSSIAQAITGAAQGYEQIEGLMNNLVAEKPEMAEDPNVMQTLGIAASAKQQLSGLSGQLEQLRTGHQTAMASFKTANDSLSQINGGLKQMQSGVAALQTGASSLQQGLNKGADGSARIADQSGQLETGLKQINDGQVQLLQGLNDLQGKMGELQSGLSASTEGLTRVSTGLETAQSYLSKLSESETSEKFYIPDDVLNGEEFQTALNTYMSEDRTTATMTIILDQNPFSAEAMPVIAEISRQVDAALSGTNLSGAKAAINGTTARNADLNTVSQEDFVRTAVIMMIGIAVVLIFITRSLLNSLFIVGSLILVYFTSLGLGELVSAHLFNADLLSWNVPFFSFIMIVALGVDYSIFVMMRYNELQGTPAERIVKASRDIGSVVLSAALILGGTFAALIPSGVLTLIQVAIVVIIGLLLLSLIAMPILLPALIGLSGRFKRKEAKYEMDNNNTL is encoded by the coding sequence ATGAAAAAACTAAAAAGCTGGAGAACATTATCTTTGCTCCTGTGGGTCATTGTTACCGTCCTGATGATTACAACAATGCCGGATATGAACCGTCTGGTTAAGGAAAAGGGGCAAATCTCGATTCCGGACGACGCGCAAAGCAGCGTTGCCGCTCAGATGATCAAACAGATGAATCCGCAGGGCGGCGAAGCCTATGGCATTATAGCCGTTTTTAACAGCGGCAGTGACAATCCGCTTACTGCGGCACAAAAGGAGCAGATCGCTGCTGCGATCAATGACCTGAAAGCCAAAGAACAGGTGCTCGGCATTACCGGAATTGTAGCGCATACGGACAGCCCGGAAGTCGAGCAGCAGCTGGTGTCTGAAGACCAGACGACGATTTTGACCCAAATCTCTGTTGACGAGAACCATGGTGAAATCGCACAGGTGGCTGATGAGCTGAATACCTTTATGACTGGTGAAGGCCTGCAGCAGGACGGCATCAAAACGTATCTGACCGGCAGCGGGCTGATCGGAAATGACTTTGCCAACTCCACACAGGACGGCGTAAAGAAAACAGAGGTTATCGCCATCGTCTTTATCCTTGCTGTACTAATTATTGTATTCCGCTCACCAGTGGTGCCGCTGATTTCCCTGCTTACTGTGGGTATATCCTACCTGGTATCATTGGGCGTTACAGCCCAGCTGGTTGACCATTTCAGTTTTCCGTTTTCGAGCTTTACACAGGTATTTCTTGTCGTCGTGCTGTTCGGAGTAGGAACAGACTACAATATTCTGCTCTATACCCGGTTTAAAGAAGAGCTGGCTCATCAGGATGATGTATATGCTGCGGTAAAAGCAACCATGAAATCAGCAGCGAAAACCGTACTGTTCAGCGGACTCGCGGTCATGATCGGCTTTGCCTCGCTGTTTCTGGCCAAATTCAATCTGTATCAGGCAACTTCGGGCGTAGCAATCGGCGTTTTGGTGCTGCTGCTGGTATTAGTAACTCTTAATCCGTTCTTCATGATATTGCTCGGCAAAAAAATGTTCTGGCCTGTCCGGAAGTTCGATGGTCATGGCGACAGCCGTCTGTGGGGGATGTTCTCCAAAACTGCCGCAGCCAGATCTATCATGGCCATCGTTCTTGTGGCGGTATTGACTGTACCGTTCATCCTCAAGTATTCAAATGTACTGAATTTCAATGATTTATGGGAAGTCAGTGACAAATACGAATCCAAGCAAGGGATTAACGTCATTGAAGATCATTTCCCTCCGGGCTTCTCTTCACCGGCAACGCTTGTTATCCGGTCTGACAGCAAGCTGGATCAGGCAAGTACCCTGCACACCCTGGATGAAGTAGCGGAGCGGATTGCGCAGATGGAGGGCGTATCCGAAGTCATGTCGCCGACCCGTCCAACAGGCAGCAAGATACAGGAGTTGTATATAAATGACCAGACCAGACAGGTTAACTCCGGGCTGGGTGATGCAAACAACGGCATAGGCGAGATTAACGAGGGCTTATCCTCGGCAGAAGAACAGCTTGGCGGAAGCGGCTCGGACGATCTGGATAATGTGCAGAAGCTGATTGACGGTACGGGCGAAGTACAAGAGGGTGTATCCGCCTTACGTGCTGCCCTGGATCAGGTAACGTCGGGAATGAACAGCGGGGCTGCGGGAGCCGGCCGGATCGAAGACGGTTTAAGCACGCTGAACACATCCGTAGGCCAATTAGCTGAAGGAACTTTACAGCTTTATAACGGATACAGCCAGCTGGAGGCAGGACTGGGAACATACGAACAGTATTTCTCCAGTATTGCCCAGGCTATCACCGGCGCTGCCCAAGGGTATGAGCAGATTGAAGGCTTAATGAATAACCTGGTTGCCGAAAAACCGGAAATGGCTGAGGATCCTAATGTTATGCAGACACTCGGGATCGCCGCTTCTGCGAAACAGCAGTTAAGCGGACTGAGCGGACAATTGGAGCAGCTGCGCACCGGGCATCAGACGGCCATGGCCTCTTTTAAAACAGCCAATGACTCGCTGTCACAGATTAACGGCGGATTAAAGCAGATGCAAAGCGGTGTTGCTGCCCTTCAGACCGGAGCCTCCAGTTTGCAGCAGGGCTTGAATAAGGGCGCTGACGGCTCTGCCCGGATCGCTGATCAATCGGGTCAGCTTGAAACCGGCCTGAAGCAGATTAATGACGGACAGGTGCAGCTGCTGCAAGGTCTTAATGATCTGCAGGGTAAAATGGGAGAGCTGCAATCCGGCCTGTCTGCCAGCACAGAGGGACTTACCCGGGTTAGCACAGGTCTCGAGACGGCGCAGTCCTATTTAAGCAAGCTTAGTGAATCGGAAACCTCGGAAAAATTCTATATACCGGATGATGTACTGAACGGCGAAGAATTCCAGACTGCACTAAACACCTATATGTCAGAGGATAGAACTACCGCTACCATGACCATTATTCTGGATCAGAATCCGTTCTCGGCGGAAGCGATGCCGGTCATTGCAGAAATCAGCAGGCAGGTGGATGCTGCATTAAGCGGAACGAACCTGAGCGGTGCCAAAGCTGCAATAAACGGGACTACAGCCCGTAATGCCGACCTGAACACGGTATCCCAGGAAGACTTTGTACGTACCGCCGTGATTATGATGATCGGGATTGCGGTTGTGCTGATATTCATCACCAGGTCCCTGCTGAATTCGCTGTTTATCGTCGGCTCTCTGATCCTGGTTTATTTCACCTCACTGGGTCTCGGAGAGCTGGTCAGCGCGCATCTGTTTAACGCGGATCTGCTCAGCTGGAATGTGCCGTTCTTCAGCTTTATTATGATCGTCGCACTCGGCGTGGATTACAGCATTTTTGTGATGATGCGTTATAACGAACTTCAGGGAACACCTGCAGAGCGGATTGTAAAAGCATCCCGTGACATCGGCAGCGTAGTCCTGTCAGCGGCCCTGATTTTGGGAGGTACCTTTGCGGCCCTGATTCCTTCAGGCGTACTAACCCTTATTCAGGTAGCGATTGTCGTTATCATCGGCTTGCTGCTGCTCAGCCTGATTGCTATGCCAATTCTGCTGCCGGCCCTGATCGGACTAAGCGGCAGATTTAAACGTAAAGAAGCCAAGTATGAAATGGATAATAATAATACCTTGTAA
- a CDS encoding DUF817 domain-containing protein: MTRTVSKSLTQLLHFGYHQAMSCIFPVAIFATLALSGMINIPFIHRYDAILLVLLTVQYLMYRSGLETLDEIKVICVFHIIGLLLEIYKVRMGSWAYPEPGFSKISGVPLYSGFMYASVASFMCQIWRRLRMDMTGWPGLAPAGLLGGAIYLNFFTHHFIPDFRWWLTSLVLIIFWRTWIIYRVRSVTYRMPLTLAFVLVGFFIWLAENIATFFNAWKYPDQHQTWQMVGFGKISSWFLLVIISVIIVAQLKHVKAGRGS, encoded by the coding sequence ATGACCAGAACCGTAAGTAAATCCTTAACCCAGCTGCTGCATTTTGGATACCATCAGGCGATGAGCTGTATTTTTCCGGTAGCCATCTTTGCCACTCTGGCACTGTCCGGTATGATAAACATCCCGTTTATTCACCGTTATGACGCCATTCTGCTCGTCCTGCTCACCGTCCAGTACCTGATGTACCGCAGCGGGCTGGAGACGCTTGATGAGATCAAGGTGATTTGTGTCTTTCACATCATTGGCCTGCTGCTGGAGATATACAAAGTCCGTATGGGCTCATGGGCCTACCCTGAACCGGGCTTCAGCAAAATATCCGGCGTGCCGCTCTACAGCGGATTTATGTACGCCAGTGTAGCCAGCTTCATGTGCCAGATCTGGCGCAGGCTGCGGATGGATATGACCGGCTGGCCGGGGCTGGCTCCGGCAGGGCTACTCGGCGGAGCCATCTACCTGAACTTTTTTACCCATCATTTCATTCCGGATTTCCGCTGGTGGCTGACCTCGCTTGTGCTGATCATCTTCTGGCGGACCTGGATCATTTACCGCGTTCGGAGCGTTACCTACCGGATGCCGCTGACACTGGCGTTTGTGCTCGTCGGCTTTTTTATCTGGCTGGCCGAGAATATCGCTACCTTCTTTAATGCCTGGAAGTATCCGGATCAGCACCAGACCTGGCAGATGGTCGGCTTCGGCAAAATCAGCTCCTGGTTTCTGCTGGTCATTATCAGCGTGATCATCGTTGCGCAGCTTAAACATGTGAAGGCCGGGAGGGGGAGTTGA
- a CDS encoding SAM-dependent methyltransferase, which translates to MPFFRALSVRAKEDELMDDFSMGGEELSEALKHLRRLNRIFAAPGPTRDGVEKLWQAIGQPQKLSILDVGAGSGDVNVKLLEWADRKGIELEITLVDMTEEACEEARRLFRNEPRVSVLRADLQELADASADIVTGSQFVHHFDGQQLVDMVAHMRRASRHGVVINDIHRHPVSYTAVWVMTRMISRNRYIRHDGPLSVAKGFKDRDWQELKHQLQAEAMTYTWKPLFRYSVVIPKQVSSR; encoded by the coding sequence ATGCCGTTTTTTAGAGCCTTGTCGGTCCGGGCCAAAGAGGATGAGCTGATGGATGACTTCTCCATGGGCGGCGAAGAGCTGAGTGAGGCTTTGAAGCACCTGCGGCGGCTGAACCGGATCTTTGCGGCCCCGGGCCCTACCCGGGACGGGGTGGAGAAGCTCTGGCAGGCCATCGGGCAGCCGCAGAAGCTCAGTATTCTCGATGTCGGCGCAGGCTCGGGCGATGTGAACGTCAAGCTGCTGGAGTGGGCAGACCGCAAAGGAATCGAGCTTGAGATTACGCTGGTCGATATGACAGAGGAAGCCTGCGAGGAAGCAAGGCGACTGTTCCGGAACGAACCAAGAGTAAGCGTGCTGCGGGCGGATTTGCAGGAGCTTGCTGATGCTTCGGCGGATATAGTGACCGGCTCACAGTTTGTACATCATTTTGACGGCCAGCAGCTGGTAGATATGGTGGCCCATATGCGGAGGGCGTCAAGGCATGGTGTGGTGATCAATGATATCCACCGGCATCCGGTATCGTATACGGCTGTGTGGGTAATGACGCGGATGATCTCGCGCAACCGGTATATCCGGCACGACGGTCCGTTATCTGTGGCAAAAGGATTTAAGGACAGGGACTGGCAGGAGCTGAAGCATCAGCTGCAGGCAGAAGCAATGACGTATACCTGGAAGCCGCTGTTCCGTTATTCAGTGGTCATACCGAAGCAGGTGAGCAGCCGATGA
- a CDS encoding DUF2975 domain-containing protein yields the protein MKQGSTIFLKAVLICIGLTAGAVSVLVLPGVAARDAAAHPETAYLQYPFLACAFTLSALFISAVYQAYKVLGYIDRNQAYSELSVLSLRTIKRCAAAVCVLIAAGSLFVICFMEGDRAGVLMLGFIGTFVSGVIAAFAAVMQKIFKDGIELKSENELII from the coding sequence ATGAAACAGGGCTCGACTATATTTCTTAAAGCAGTGCTTATATGTATCGGATTAACGGCAGGTGCTGTATCAGTCCTTGTACTGCCGGGGGTTGCCGCAAGAGATGCTGCAGCGCATCCTGAGACAGCTTATCTGCAATATCCGTTTTTAGCTTGCGCCTTTACCCTGTCTGCTTTGTTCATATCCGCAGTGTATCAGGCATACAAAGTATTAGGATACATAGACCGGAACCAGGCGTACTCAGAACTGTCTGTCCTATCTTTAAGAACGATTAAGCGCTGTGCTGCCGCAGTTTGTGTGCTTATAGCAGCCGGGAGCCTGTTTGTCATCTGCTTTATGGAAGGTGACAGGGCAGGGGTGTTGATGCTTGGATTCATCGGCACCTTCGTCTCCGGTGTCATAGCAGCATTTGCAGCGGTTATGCAGAAGATCTTTAAGGACGGCATTGAGCTGAAGTCGGAAAATGAACTTATTATTTGA